In Spinacia oleracea cultivar Varoflay chromosome 5, BTI_SOV_V1, whole genome shotgun sequence, a single window of DNA contains:
- the LOC110786955 gene encoding uncharacterized protein, translating into MCPFGLEYVKIHACRNDCILYRKEYENLDKCPKCGESRYKRTDGDDPKEKAPPAKVMWYLPIIPRFRRLFATESDAKNLKWHDEGRKKDGLLRLPGDSPQWRNIDRAYPEFKKEVRNLRLALCTDGMNPYGTLSSQWSTWPVLLAIYNLPPWLCMKRKYLMLSLLISGPKQPENDIDVYLAPLIDDLKLLWNEGVPMYDAHTKTDFTLRAMIFCTINDFPAYGNLSGYKIKGEKACPICEEEMTPEWLDYFKKNVYLEFRKFIPRHHPYRKKKRQFNGCTEERQARTPLTGKQIYEKIKNIETSYGKCGKQEKTPKTVLWKKVSIFWDIPYWKDLSVRHCLDVMDIEKNVCDAIIGTLLNITRKTKDTKKVRLDLKKRNIRPELWPVDKEGKKKSYLPPACYTLSHQEKRILCECLYNIKVPSGYCANMKRLVSLTDLKLTGMKSHDCHVMMQVFLPIALRGILPKNVRHVIVKLCMFFNTISSKVIDPKKLDAIQADIVETLCKLEMYFPPSFFDIMIHLIVHLVREVKMCVPLHLRYMYPFERHMGVLKGRAQNPAKPEGSIVKNTLAEEIGAFSYTYEFHWTRNDTLSR; encoded by the coding sequence atGTGTCCTTTTGGGTTAGAATATGTCAAGATCCATGCATGCCGGAATGATTGTATACTCTATAGAAAAGAGTAtgaaaatttggataagtgtcCAAAGTGCGGCGAATCACGCTACAAACGAACAGATGGTGATGATCCAAAAGAGAAAGCCCCCCCGGCAAAGGTGATGTGGTATCTACCGATAATACCAAGGTTTAGGCGTCTGTTTGCAACTGAGAGTGATGCTAAGAATCTTAAGTGGCATGATGAAGGGAGAAAGAAAGATGGGTTACTTAGGCTTCCGGGCGATTCTCCGCAATGGAGAAACATTGATAGGGCATATCCAGAATTTAAAAAGGAGGTTAGAAATCTTAGACTTGCTTTATGTACGGACGGGATGAACCCGTATGGTACACTTAGCAGTCAATGGAGCACATGGCCGGTCTTATTAGCGATATACAATCTCCCTCCTTGGTTGTGTATGAAGCGCAAGTACTTGATGTTGTCACTTTTAATTTcggggcctaaacaacccgaAAATGACATAGATGTATACTTGGCACCTCTCATAGATGATTTGAAGCTattgtggaatgaaggtgttcCAATGTATGATGCCCATACCAAAACTGACTTCACTTTGCGggccatgattttttgtaccATTAATGACTTTCCGGCTTACGGGAACTTGTCAGGGTACAAGATTAAAGGAGAGAAGGCATGCCCTATTTGTGAGGAGGAGATGACACCCGAATGGTTGGACTACTTCAAAAAAAATGTGTATCTGGAATTCAGAAAGTTTATCCCTCGTCATCACCCATATCGTAAGAAGAAAAGGCAATTCAATGGGTGCACGGAGGAAAGACAAGCTCGTACGCCTTTGACTGGAAAACAAATTTATGAGAAGATCAAGAATATTGAAACGAGTTATGGTAAATGCGGAAAACAGGAAAAAACACCGAAGACTGTTCTTTGGAAAAAAGTCTCAATATTTTGGGATATTCCATATTGGAAAGATTTGTCAGTCCGACATTGCCTTGATGTGATGGACATTGAAAAGAATGTATGTGATGCTATTATTGGTACATTGTTGAACATAACTAGAAAGACAAAGGACACTAAAAAGGTGCGACTAGACTTGAAAAAAAGGAATATTCGACCAGAGTTGTGGCCTGTGGATAAGGAGGGTAAGAAGAAGTCATATTTGCCTCCGGCTTGCTACACATTGTCCCATCAAGAAAAGCGAATTTTATGTGAATGTCTATATAACATCAAGGTACCTTCAGGGTACTGTGCGAACATGAAAAGACTAGTTTCTTTGACCGACTTGAAGTTAACGGGTATGAAATCCCATGATTGTCATGTGATGATGCAAGTTTTTTTGCCGATTGCTCTGCGTGGAATTTTACCAAAGAATGTGAGACATGTCATTGTTAAGTTGTGTATGTTTTTCAACACGATTTCTAGCAAAGTGATCGACCCAAAAAAACTAGATGCAATTCAAGCTGATATAGTTGAAACGTTATGTAAATTAGAGATGTATTTTCCACCATCCTTTTTTGACATAATGATCCATTTAATTGTGCATTTGGTTCGGGAGGTTAAGATGTGTGTTCCACTGCACTTGCGTTACATGTACCCCTTTGAGAGACATATGGGGGTGTTGAAAGGTAGAGCACAAAATCCAGCAAAACCTGAAGGTAGCATCGTGAAAAATACTTTGGCTGAAGAGATTGGGGCTTTTTCCTATACCTATGAATTCCATTGGACCAGAAATGATACTCTATCCCGATGA